A single region of the Novosphingobium sp. SL115 genome encodes:
- the hemB gene encoding porphobilinogen synthase yields the protein MTSYPLTRLRRTRSTAWSRAMHREVLVTPADLIWPLFVTEGSGVEDPITSLPGVSRWSVDGIVARAKEAVALGIPCLALFPNTQADRRSEDGKEALNPDNLMCRAIRAIKDACGDDIGVLTDVALDPYTSHGQDGLIDDAGYVLNDATVEALVGQSLNQAAAGADIIAPSDMMDGRIGAIREALEGHGHINVQIMSYAAKYASAFYGPFRDAVGSRGLLKGDKKTYQMDPGNAEEALREVELDLAEGADSVMVKPGLPYLDIACRVKETFGVPVFAYQVSGEYAMIEAAVAVGAADRDAMVLETLVAFKRAGCSGVLTYHAAHAARLMGA from the coding sequence ATGACCAGCTATCCCCTGACTCGCCTGCGCCGCACCCGCTCCACTGCATGGAGCCGCGCCATGCACCGCGAAGTGCTTGTGACCCCGGCCGATCTGATCTGGCCGCTGTTCGTGACCGAAGGTTCGGGCGTGGAAGACCCGATCACATCGCTGCCGGGCGTATCGCGCTGGTCGGTGGATGGCATCGTCGCGCGCGCGAAAGAGGCGGTGGCGCTGGGCATTCCGTGCCTTGCCCTGTTCCCCAACACACAGGCCGACCGGCGCAGCGAGGACGGCAAGGAAGCGCTGAACCCCGACAACCTGATGTGCCGGGCCATCCGCGCGATCAAGGATGCCTGCGGCGATGATATCGGCGTGCTGACCGATGTGGCGCTCGACCCCTATACCAGCCACGGGCAGGACGGGTTGATCGACGATGCAGGCTATGTGCTGAATGATGCCACGGTCGAAGCGCTGGTGGGGCAAAGCCTGAATCAGGCGGCGGCGGGCGCGGATATCATTGCGCCTTCGGACATGATGGATGGCCGGATCGGCGCGATCCGTGAAGCGCTGGAGGGCCATGGCCACATCAATGTGCAGATCATGTCCTATGCTGCAAAGTATGCGTCGGCTTTCTATGGCCCGTTCCGTGATGCCGTCGGGTCGCGCGGGCTGCTGAAGGGCGACAAGAAAACCTACCAGATGGACCCCGGCAATGCCGAAGAGGCGCTGCGCGAGGTGGAATTGGATCTGGCCGAAGGCGCGGACAGCGTGATGGTCAAGCCTGGCCTGCCTTACCTCGACATCGCCTGCCGTGTGAAAGAGACGTTCGGCGTGCCGGTCTTTGCCTATCAGGTGAGTGGCGAATACGCGATGATCGAAGCGGCAGTGGCTGTGGGTGCGGCAGACCGTGATGCGATGGTGCTCGAAACGCTAGTGGCGTTCAAGCGCGCGGGATGCTCTGGCGTGCTGACCTACCATGCCGCCCATGCCGCCCGCCTGATGGGCGCCTGA
- a CDS encoding gamma carbonic anhydrase family protein — MHPDVSIITLNGKTPRIHESAFIAPGCRIIGDVEIGPDASIWYNCVLRGDVNHIHIGARSNIQDGTVIHCDSPDPKHPAGFPTIIGDDVLVGHMAMIHGCTIDDRGFVGLGAIVMNACVIESDGMLAAGALLTPGKRIGAGQLWGGRPAAYMRDLTEAAMADMQKGVQHYVHNGQRHKAAILGASED; from the coding sequence ATGCATCCTGACGTTTCGATCATCACGCTGAACGGCAAGACGCCGCGCATCCACGAATCGGCGTTTATCGCGCCAGGATGCCGGATCATTGGCGATGTCGAAATCGGCCCGGATGCGTCGATCTGGTACAACTGCGTGCTGCGCGGCGATGTAAACCACATCCACATCGGTGCGCGCAGCAACATTCAGGACGGCACCGTGATCCATTGCGACAGTCCGGACCCCAAACATCCGGCGGGTTTCCCCACGATCATCGGGGATGACGTGCTGGTGGGCCATATGGCGATGATCCACGGCTGCACCATCGATGATCGCGGTTTCGTGGGGCTGGGCGCCATCGTGATGAACGCCTGCGTGATTGAAAGCGATGGCATGCTGGCTGCGGGGGCGCTGTTGACGCCGGGCAAGCGCATTGGCGCAGGGCAGCTTTGGGGTGGCCGCCCCGCCGCCTATATGCGCGACCTGACCGAAGCGGCGATGGCGGACATGCAAAAGGGCGTGCAGCATTACGTCCACAACGGCCAGCGCCACAAGGCGGCAATCCTTGGCGCGTCCGAGGACTGA
- a CDS encoding DUF167 domain-containing protein: MARPRTDLPPATALRALADGEGRLAVRVTPGAKVEGIEIADGRVLVKVRAKPEDGKATAAVIALVAEALGVAPSKVDMLRGLTSREKLFRIPPEA; this comes from the coding sequence TTGGCGCGTCCGAGGACTGATCTTCCGCCCGCCACCGCCCTGCGCGCCCTTGCCGATGGTGAGGGGCGGCTGGCGGTGCGGGTGACGCCCGGCGCGAAAGTGGAAGGCATCGAGATTGCCGATGGCCGCGTGCTGGTGAAAGTGCGCGCCAAGCCAGAGGATGGGAAGGCGACGGCAGCGGTGATCGCGCTGGTGGCTGAAGCGCTGGGCGTTGCGCCATCAAAAGTAGACATGTTGCGAGGGCTTACTTCGCGCGAAAAGCTGTTCAGGATTCCACCGGAAGCCTGA
- a CDS encoding YoaK family protein, translating into MIHYDRQRRRFAIALAAMAGFVDAVGFLSADGYFVSFMSGNTTRLGVALGTAPIMAFMPLVLILGFVIGVTLGALASRHAGPLRKPAVVGLVTALLLLAASGRALGSPAVMLTGMVMAMGALNNTFQRGGEVAVGLTYMTGALVKLGQGIANALSGQPNGAWQSWATLWSGLLAGAVLGASLQDRFPQGCLWIAAIWAAAMTAVAFRLPVES; encoded by the coding sequence GTGATCCACTACGACCGCCAGCGCCGCCGCTTTGCCATTGCCCTTGCCGCGATGGCAGGGTTTGTCGATGCGGTGGGGTTTCTGTCAGCTGACGGGTACTTCGTATCGTTCATGTCAGGTAACACCACCCGGCTTGGTGTCGCGCTGGGCACAGCGCCCATCATGGCATTTATGCCGCTGGTACTGATCCTCGGCTTCGTGATCGGGGTAACGCTGGGGGCATTGGCATCGCGCCATGCGGGGCCTTTACGCAAACCTGCCGTGGTCGGACTGGTAACCGCCCTGTTGCTGTTGGCGGCATCAGGCCGCGCGCTGGGCAGTCCTGCGGTGATGCTGACAGGTATGGTCATGGCGATGGGCGCTCTTAACAACACATTCCAGCGCGGCGGCGAAGTAGCGGTAGGCCTGACGTATATGACCGGCGCGCTGGTAAAGCTGGGCCAGGGCATCGCCAATGCACTGTCCGGCCAGCCGAACGGCGCATGGCAATCGTGGGCCACGCTGTGGTCAGGGCTGTTGGCAGGGGCAGTGCTGGGCGCATCCCTGCAGGACCGGTTTCCGCAAGGCTGCCTGTGGATCGCTGCGATCTGGGCCGCAGCGATGACGGCAGTTGCGTTCAGGCTTCCGGTGGAATCCTGA
- a CDS encoding group II truncated hemoglobin codes for MASTPAEAPAQSPYDRIGGIDVLRQITDRFYDLMDTDPAYQALRAMHAPDLAPMRDSLPGFLSGWAGGPRQWFEANPGKCMMSMHKPFPITRVTAGQWADCMTRAIADVDPADTEIADAMAQVLGQMARNMASG; via the coding sequence TTGGCCAGCACCCCTGCCGAAGCCCCTGCACAATCACCCTATGATCGCATCGGCGGCATCGACGTGCTGCGGCAGATTACCGACCGCTTCTATGACCTGATGGATACGGACCCGGCGTATCAGGCCCTTCGCGCCATGCACGCGCCAGACCTTGCGCCGATGCGGGACTCGCTGCCGGGTTTCCTTTCCGGGTGGGCAGGCGGCCCGCGCCAGTGGTTTGAAGCAAACCCCGGCAAATGCATGATGTCGATGCACAAACCCTTTCCCATCACCCGCGTAACTGCCGGTCAGTGGGCCGACTGCATGACCCGCGCGATTGCCGATGTGGACCCGGCAGACACGGAAATTGCCGATGCCATGGCGCAAGTTCTGGGGCAGATGGCGCGGAACATGGCCTCTGGCTGA
- a CDS encoding cisplatin damage response ATP-dependent DNA ligase translates to MERFAALLDALVLTPSRNAKLALLAEYLRETPDPDRGWALAALTDGLDFPAVKAGTIRTLMAERVDPVLWTLSRDYVGDTAETASLLWPEPSGERLPAPSVAEVVETLHATTRTTAGTILAELLDRLDVNGRYALLKLATGAMRIGISARLAKVAFAQAFDVRVEDVEEYWHGQAPPYLPLFAWGAEGAAPPRTDLLPLFRPFMLAHPLEAESLDLAEFAAEWKWDGIRVQIAHVAGETRVYSRSGDDISATFPEVTAALSVPCVLDGELLVRGAHQGGETGGAASFNALQQRLGRKTVSKTMLRDYPAFVRLYDLLIDNGEDLREWAWEQRRARLEALVPRLDPERFDLSQVIPAANFDDLAEIRSRARDDAIEGVMLKRRDSPYVAGRRTGLWYKWKRDPLLIDCVLMYAQRGSGKRSSFYSDFTFGCWNGDPDKGAELLPVGKAYFGFTDEELKWLDRHVRQHTVGKFGPVRETNKSLVLEVAFDSVHASKRHKSGLAMRFPRISRIRADKPAHEADRIDTLKAMIAD, encoded by the coding sequence ATGGAGCGCTTTGCCGCCCTGCTCGACGCGCTGGTCCTTACCCCTTCGCGCAATGCCAAGCTGGCGCTGCTGGCCGAATACTTGCGCGAAACGCCCGATCCTGATCGCGGGTGGGCGCTGGCGGCATTGACCGACGGGCTGGATTTTCCGGCGGTGAAGGCAGGCACTATCCGCACACTCATGGCCGAACGGGTCGATCCGGTATTGTGGACACTCAGCCGCGATTATGTGGGCGACACTGCCGAAACCGCCAGCCTGTTATGGCCTGAACCATCGGGTGAACGCTTGCCTGCGCCATCGGTCGCCGAAGTCGTCGAAACGCTGCACGCCACCACCCGCACCACGGCAGGCACCATTCTGGCCGAGCTGCTTGATCGCCTTGACGTCAACGGTCGCTATGCCTTGCTGAAACTGGCCACCGGCGCGATGCGCATCGGCATTTCCGCGCGCCTTGCCAAAGTGGCCTTTGCCCAGGCCTTTGACGTTCGGGTGGAGGATGTGGAGGAGTACTGGCACGGGCAGGCCCCGCCTTACCTGCCGCTGTTCGCTTGGGGCGCGGAAGGGGCCGCTCCGCCGCGCACCGATCTGCTGCCACTGTTTCGCCCGTTCATGCTGGCGCACCCGCTTGAGGCGGAAAGCCTTGATCTGGCGGAGTTCGCGGCGGAGTGGAAATGGGACGGAATCCGGGTGCAGATTGCCCATGTGGCGGGTGAAACGCGGGTCTATTCGCGCAGTGGCGACGACATTTCCGCCACTTTCCCCGAAGTAACCGCCGCATTGTCGGTCCCGTGCGTGCTGGATGGCGAACTGCTGGTGCGCGGCGCGCATCAGGGCGGCGAAACCGGTGGTGCTGCCAGCTTCAACGCCTTGCAGCAAAGACTGGGGCGCAAGACCGTGTCCAAGACGATGCTGCGCGACTATCCCGCCTTCGTCCGTCTTTACGACCTGCTGATCGACAATGGTGAAGACCTGCGCGAATGGGCGTGGGAACAGCGCCGCGCCCGGTTGGAAGCCCTGGTGCCCCGGCTCGATCCCGAAAGGTTTGATCTGTCGCAGGTGATCCCGGCTGCAAACTTTGATGATCTGGCCGAAATTCGCAGCCGTGCGCGCGACGATGCCATTGAGGGCGTCATGCTGAAACGGCGTGACTCCCCTTATGTCGCCGGGCGGCGCACCGGCTTGTGGTATAAATGGAAGCGCGATCCGCTGCTGATCGATTGCGTGCTGATGTATGCGCAGCGCGGGTCGGGCAAACGATCATCGTTCTATTCCGATTTCACCTTTGGCTGCTGGAACGGCGATCCCGATAAGGGAGCCGAACTGCTGCCCGTGGGCAAAGCCTATTTCGGGTTCACCGACGAAGAACTGAAATGGCTGGACCGCCATGTCCGCCAGCATACCGTGGGCAAATTCGGCCCGGTGCGCGAAACCAACAAATCGCTGGTGCTGGAAGTGGCGTTCGATTCGGTCCACGCCAGCAAGCGCCACAAATCCGGCCTTGCCATGCGCTTTCCCCGGATCAGCCGCATCCGGGCTGACAAACCCGCCCATGAGGCCGACCGGATCGACACGCTGAAAGCCATGATCGCGGATTGA
- a CDS encoding ligase-associated DNA damage response exonuclease, which yields MAQSFSWLRPEPHGLYIAPADAWIDPARAVDLALVTHGHADHARGGHARTVATPETLAIMGLRYGVVETATQPVSYGETVTLRGNVRATFVPAGHVLGSAQILLEHAGERVVITGDYKRRADPTCPAFQVTPCDVFVTEATFGLPVFRHPPIADEMAKLLDARANEDGRCVLVGAYALGKAQRVIAELRAAGFAETIWLHGAMERMCGLYQDHGIDLGDLKAVAGMPKAALANAIVVCPPSALNDRWSRRLPDPITAMASGWMRVRQRARQRNVELPLIISDHADWDELTTTIAQVNPAETWVTHGREEALLRWCELTQRKARALALVGYEDEDD from the coding sequence ATGGCCCAATCCTTTTCCTGGCTGCGTCCCGAACCGCACGGGCTGTATATCGCGCCTGCCGATGCGTGGATCGATCCGGCGCGGGCGGTCGATCTGGCGCTGGTGACCCATGGCCACGCCGATCACGCGCGCGGCGGCCACGCCCGCACCGTGGCCACACCCGAAACGCTGGCGATCATGGGCCTGCGCTATGGCGTGGTTGAAACTGCCACACAGCCGGTTTCCTATGGTGAGACGGTGACATTACGCGGCAATGTGCGCGCCACATTCGTTCCTGCTGGGCATGTACTGGGGTCTGCGCAGATTCTGCTGGAACACGCAGGCGAACGGGTAGTGATCACCGGCGATTACAAACGACGGGCAGACCCCACCTGCCCTGCTTTTCAGGTCACACCCTGCGATGTGTTCGTAACCGAGGCAACCTTCGGCCTTCCGGTGTTCCGCCATCCGCCAATTGCCGATGAAATGGCCAAGCTACTGGACGCACGCGCCAACGAAGACGGTCGCTGCGTTCTGGTGGGTGCCTACGCGCTGGGCAAGGCGCAGCGGGTGATTGCCGAACTGCGGGCGGCCGGCTTTGCCGAAACCATCTGGCTGCACGGCGCGATGGAGCGGATGTGCGGGCTTTATCAGGACCACGGCATAGATCTGGGCGACCTGAAGGCCGTGGCAGGCATGCCCAAGGCGGCGCTGGCCAATGCCATTGTGGTATGCCCGCCATCGGCCCTGAACGACCGCTGGAGCCGCCGTCTGCCCGACCCGATCACCGCCATGGCATCGGGATGGATGCGGGTGCGCCAGCGCGCGCGGCAGCGTAATGTCGAACTGCCGCTGATTATCTCGGACCACGCCGACTGGGACGAATTGACCACGACTATCGCCCAGGTGAATCCTGCCGAGACATGGGTAACCCACGGGCGCGAGGAAGCCCTGCTGCGCTGGTGCGAACTGACCCAGCGCAAGGCGCGCGCTCTGGCACTGGTGGGCTATGAGGATGAAGACGACTGA